The following DNA comes from Candidatus Poribacteria bacterium.
GTGCATCTGAACGATCAGAACGGGCTCAAGTTCGACGAGGACAAGAGCTTCGGTTCCGCGAACCTGCGCGGCGCGTTCAACCAGGTCCGAGTGCTTGACGAATACGGGTACGGCAAGAACGGCGAGTTCGTCGGTCTGGACGTCAAGGCGATGCGGACGCAGCCACGCGAGCTGGCGCGGCAGCACCTGACGAACAGCCGCCAGATGTTCGACCACCTGCTCGCCAAGGTCCGAACGCTCGACAAGACCGTCGAGCAGCAGTATCGGGACGCTCGGGATTACGAAGGACTGGAGGGCTACATCCTCCGCCACCTGATGGGCGTCCGGTAAGAGCTCAGCCCTCCCCGGCGCATGTGCCGGGGAGGGCTCCGCCCAAGCGCAACCTCACCCGCGCCCCTCACGTATTCCCCGGCGAGCGTGGCGTCCGCCCCTCCTGTCGTAGACACGCCCACCACGCCAAGGGCAATGCGCATGGGCTTCCTATCCGGTGAGCCGATCGTCCAGCTTGTCGCCGCCGTTGACCGACCCTACGAGACGGGCGTCGCCGCCGCTCGGACCTGCTACTCGTCTAACGGCATCGTCCTGCCGGACGACGTGTCGCGCACGAAGAAGTCGCGGGAACTGCGCGACCGCATCGCGGCAAGCACCCTCCAAGCGGGTCATCTGACGACGCGGCAGCACGCCACGTTCGTGTTCGCCCTGGATCGCGTATCCCGCGCTGTGACGTGGTCGTTCCTGCACAGCCACCCGTTCTACAACTCGGAACAGGTCAGCCAGCGGTACGTCGAGGTGAATCCGGAGAGCGTGCTGGTTCCAGACCTGCCGGAACCGGCTCTCACCATCTACCGGTCTGCGGTCGACGCGCAGATGTCGGGCTACCAGGAGCTCATCCAGCGGATGCTCCCGACCATCCGCGACGAGTTCCATGAGCTCTTTCCGGCGAGGACCCGCCAGCCCGAACGCTGGGAGAAGCTGCTTCTGAGGAAGGCGTACGAAGTCGCTCGGTACGTGCTGCCCGTCGCGACGTTCACGTACCTGTATCACACGGTCAGCGCGCTTACGCTCCTCCGCTACGCGCGGACCATGGACTCCTACGACACGCCAACCGAACAACGCATGCTCGTGCGGAAGATGCTCGACGCGGCGCAGGAGTGGGACCCGCTGTTTAGGCGCGAGATACCGGACCCGATTCCCATCGAAGAGACGCCGGAACACGCCTTCATGGTCCAGCAAGCGGAACCGTCCGTCGCGGACGCATCCCGCGCGTTTGCCGCCGAGTTCGACGAGCGTTTGGCTGGGGGAACCTCTGCGTTGCTGTCCGCATCGACGGACGGCGAAGCGACTCTCGCAGGGGCGGTGCGCGGCATCCTCGGCGTGCCACGTGACCGACTGACCGATCGCGAAGCCATCGAGCTCCTGCTGAGTCCGTCGAGGAACCCATACCTGGCGGAGACGCTTGGCGTGCACAGCCATGTCAAGCTGTCGCGCGCCATGGAGCACCTCTCGTTCACGTTCGCCAAGAAGCTGAGCCACACGGCGGACTCGCAGGATCAACGCCATCGCATGGTTCCGGGAGCGCGTCCCATCCTGAGCCGCCAGTATACGGGCACGCCCGACACCATCGTGCCAAAGGTCATCCGCGCCAACCCCGACGCGTGGGAGCTCTTCGACCGCATCAACGACCGCGCCTACGAGGCGATCAACCGCCTGCTGGAGCTCGGCGTATCGCCTGAGATGGCGCTGTACTTGCTGCCGAACGCGGCGGCGATACGGTTCGTGGAGTCCGGGTCGCTGATGGACTGGCATCACAAGTGGCGGACGCGGTTGTGCTACACGGCGCAGGAGGAGATCTTCCACGCCTCCGTGGATGAGGTTCTGGCGGTTCGCGCGCGCTACCCGACTGTCGGGGCGTTCCTGCACGCTCCGTGTTGGTTCCGAGCCAACACGCCTCAGCGACCGTTCTGCCCCGAAGGAGACCGGTTCTGCGGCGTTCCCGTCTGGAAGCTGGAGCCCGGCGCGTTCAGTCGGATGCTCTGAGCGTCCATCGGGTCCTGGGCCCCGCCTAGTGCCGGAACCGCGCCCAAGTCGTCGCCAGCTTGCCTGCGGGCTCGACGGGCAACAGTCCGCCGTCCTTGATCGCGGCGATCTCGTCTGCCGACAGCGCTCTCGTGTAGAGGGTCAAATCGTCGATGTAGAAGTTGGCAGCGGGCCCCGGGTACGCTGGGGACTTCCCCACGTACAGACCGCCGTTGCCCTGCGCAAACTTCGGCGGAACCGGCGTATCGCCTTTCTTGGCTCCGTTCACGTAGCCCGTCAGCGTTCCGTCTTTGGTTACACCGGCGACGTGGAACCACTGTTTCTGAGGAAACTGGGTCTTGTCGCCGTCAGGGCCCAGACCCCAGAAGCCGAGGTTCCCAGGGTTGTATCGGTAGTGGATGCCGAGTCCGCCCGTCTCGACCCACAGTCCGGGGGACCGGTCGCTGCCGGGCGCTGTCTTGGCGAGGATCTGGTCCCATCCGCCGCTCGCGGCGGCGGGGAAGTTGATCCAGAACAGGAGGGTGTTCTCCTGGAAAGTCTCCAGCTCGGGAAACCTGACCTGCTCCGCTAAGAGTCTATCTCAATCGACGAATGCAGTTATCCGATAGTCTCCTGTGAGTTCGTCGATTCAGGCGTCTATCGCGTGCAAACGACCGACGATGCCAAGCCGGAACCCAAGCCGGAACCGACGATCTGGGCGGTTCCCGACGACGTGTGGGAGATCATCGAGGAGATTCTGAGCCGCGAGTATCCTCGACATCGGCGCAACCGAGCCGCGCGTTCACGCATGTTTTCCTTGACAGTATAAGGGGGGTACGGAAAAATCCGTACAGCAACTGTAGTACGCGTGGAACAAGGAGAAGATGCGTCCGAAGAGGCGCCAACTAACCGGACGAAACTCGTCGCCTTGCCCGAAAGGGAGGGGCCTTTCGTCCGCGGCGACTCCCGATCGCGTCACGACGACATCTCTGACATCAGGAGCTGTGCCAACGCCGGGCGTGTTCCCAACCAACATCTGAAATCCTGCCTCGAATGAGGACAACGTGACCACGGTCAATGCAGCCTATATGACCGCTCGTGATGACCAGATCATCGCGATAGAGAACACGCTAGGAGCCGGCATCATCGATCCGGGCAAGCCACTTTCGAGCTACCTTCGAGCCAAGGACGGCGCCCTCCTGTATACCGATGATATACCCAGTGAGCCTGGTATGGCATCTGCCACCTTGACAGCGTTCTCGAAACCGGGCAGTCGAAGGACATCACACTGAGCCGGCGCACATCCGGACTGGTGAGCGTTTCCTTTGATGCCGGATGGGACACGCTGGGTCAGGCGATGGCGCTATGGAACTACCCGGCCATAGCGGAGGTCATGAGGATCGTGAAGGTATCGGACCCTGACAATCTGTTGAGCGTTGCAGCAAACAAGCTGAGAATCACGAATCATAGTCAGGCCAACTCCGTCGCGCGAATCACATTGCTTCACGTGATCGTCGCACCGGGCACGAGTGCTCTTCCGACGATAGGTTAGTCATGGACTGTCGACCCTTGGGATAGGCGGTAGTACCAGATGGGTCGACAAGGCGAACGACGAGCTGAAGTTCCGCGTTCGATACAACGACACCGTCTGCAAGACAGGCCCGTGGTTTTGTCGTAGCGGCGTTTCGCTTGCAGAGACGAGAGACGCCTTCTCAGCCGCCCGACGGATCCCGAGGTGCTTCGTGAACTCGTGCCTTCGCTGGTTGCGGCAGGGCTGCCTTGCTCTGACGCTCGCAGCTTGCGCAACGGCATCGGCGCAAGAGGCGGTCTGGGTGCCCTTGCGAATCGAAGGATGCGACACGTGCACCGTTACCAACCTCCACTTCGTCACACCGCAAGAAGGATGGGCATCTGCGCGCGACACGTCGCGGGGGTTCTATCGCCTGCGAACTAGCGACGGAGGCGATACATGGACAACAGAACCGATCCTCAAGGAGGACTATGTCGTTCTCCAACGGGCGCAATTCACCAGTGCGCACGAGGGATGGGCGCCGGCGGACTACGACGACTCTCAGATCGACGAGGGAACGCACGGCGTCTTCGCTCCGGTGCGGTTCTACCACACCAGCGATGGCGGCAGAACGTGGGTGTCGAGGGCAGGGCGCATCCTCAATACGACCTACCTCGGCGATGAAGGTCACGCCAAGCAGGCAGATCGGAGATTCGTACCGAATCTCCGCACAGTAGGTAACCAAGTCCTTGTGATGGCGGGAGAACTCGGTAGGCAGATTGGCACGATGTTTGCCTACTATCGCGGTCGCATCATCCTGGTCTCTCGCGATCAAGGAAACAGCTGGAACGCGTTTCTGTTCGGCGACTCGGACTGGGGTCCTTGTATCAAGTTCGAGCGTCCGGATGACATCAGGGATATCGAGTTCGTGGACAACATACACGGATGGATACCGGCACCCAGTTGCCGTGCAGGGGATGGACATTTATTCGTCACGCGCGACGGCGGAGACACTTGGAATGCGCTCAAGTTCAGACGCGAGACCTCAGGAGAGTCTCTCGAATATGTTGAATTCGCTACTCCGTCAATAGGGTGGGGTTGGGGTATCATGATAGCAGGTTCCGTGTATACAGCTGATGGTGGTCAGACTTGGCAGACGTCGACCCAGTTCGCCGTCATGGATGTGCTTTTTGGGCCAGAGACCGAAGGATGGTCAATCGCACAGACACGCGACACGGACAACCGAGCATGGGTTCTAGGTATCTTCCATAGTGCGGATAGAGGCGCTTCGTGGCAGATGGAATCCTCCCGAGTACCCGGCGCCGCCATGCGATTGTTGTTCCAACCGCAGACTCGGACCATATGGGCGATCGGGTACATTCCACTCAGACGTATTGGTCTGGTATCGAGTGTTGAGGCACACGCAAAGCTGCCGGATATGTGGGGGAAGCTAAAGCGGAAGTGAGAGGGGGCGATCATGCAGATACGGCTCTCGCCACGTCGGCGTGTACGCCGTCAACGGCGTCCGGAACGGCTCCCCCAGCACGCCCGAGCAGCCGCCCGACGGATCCCGAGGTGCTTCATGAACTCGTGCCTTCGCTGGTTGCGGCAGGGCTGCCTTGCTCTGACGCTCGCAGCTTGCGCAACCGCATCGGCGCAAGAGGCGGTCTGGGTGCCCTCACGAATCGAAGGATGCGATCTGTGCGCCGTCACCAACCTCCACTTCGTGACGCCGCAGGAAGGCTGGGCGTCTGCGCACGACACGTCGCGGGGGCTCTATCGCCTGCGAACTAGCGACGGCGGCATGACTTGGACGACTGAAACAACAGGAGAGGACGATTACCGGCTTCTCGAGAGAGCACAGTTCGTCAACGCGCTCGAGGGTTACGCAGTCGCCGACCGTTACCCGTACTTCATCGACGCCTTTGGTAGAGGCAACCACGATGAAGATAAAACGCTGGCGTCGCCGGTGCGCTTCTACCAGACGAACGACGGCGGGCAGACGTGGAGGCTTCGCGAAGGCGATATGGCTGGTACCGTATACTTCGGCGATGTCGCAAGAGCCAAAGAAGCGAACCGGAGGAATCTCACCGTCTTGCGCTTCATCACCCGTGACTTCGGCGTTGCCGCTGGTGTGGTCGCCTGCTCCGATTGTAGGACATGGACGGCTTATCGCGGTTACATACTCTTCGTGACGCGCGACGGAGGCGCGACCTGGAAAGCGTTCATCTTCGGTGACTCCTATCCAGGCGACCGCTCCGACCCAACTTTTTCCATTCTCCCGATGCCTATCTTCGACATCGCGTTTGTCGGAGACCGATACGGATGGGCTCCTGCTGGCGGCGCACAGAACCTCTACCTGTTCAGAACGACCGACGGCGGAAGCAGTTGGGAAGCGCTCTCCTTTCCAGGGAGGCACGAGACACTGGACGTGTTTGGCACTCACGTTCTGTTCACGACGCCAATGGATGGCTGGAGCTGGGGTCGCAGTGTCGCGACCACGAGGAACGGCGGGGATACGTGGGTGCGGTATTACGATAGTAGCGTGTCGTATGTGTTTTTCCTGAATGCTGACGAAGGTTGGTCATCCGGAGCAGACGCTACCACTGACGATGCAGGCCAGTTGCATTGGCGGCCAGATATCCGTCACTCCAATGACGGGGGAACTACCTGGAATATCGAGTATCAGGCTCCAACGAGCGCAGGAATCCCCCGATGGGAAGCCCCGTTCAGGGCCGTTTTCGACTCACTCACGCGAACCGTATGGGTTTATGGGTGGCGAATGCTACATCGGCGCACCGGCGTTCCTACAGGCATCCAGCCTCTCGATCGACTGCCTGTCGCATGGGGGTCCTTGAAAAGGAGATGACCGTGCAGGTCCGGGTAAGTCCTCGCAGACGCTTGGGCACATTCCGCCTCGGTGAAACCGTCGCTCACAACATTCCATCGGGGTTCTGGAGTGTGTGGCAACCAGACATCTCTCTGCTCCCGACCGGATTCGCTGACGTCTGGAACGGAGAAGATGGCACGTACCGAGCGTGCGACCGTATCTTCTTCGCGTATAAAAGACAGTGGCGGGGACGCCGCTTGGGGCCATGCGAACGATGTCCCTCCGAGCGTTTGGTGGCAGGAAGGCTCAACTGCCGATCGCCTCGACGCTTGGCGGAACGCGAATGCATGGATCGGCACAGAGGAGATCCAAGCCGAGCCCTCGGCGAACCCTCCCGTTCCATATCAGCCTGAAAACCCCGATTGCGCTCTGTATCGCGTCGCTTCCATGAACGTTCAGGATCCCGCGCTCGATCCGGGTCCATCCAATCCCTCAACACGCACCATGCGCGGTGATCTCGCGCGCGCTCTACGGACTGTATCGTGGCAGTCCGGAATTCACCGCATGGTCGATACCGAAGATAGTCGCTTACGTTGGGCGCATACGCGACCATCTCACCATGGATACCTCGCTGGGGCGCAACCTTCGGAACGCGTGCATGGGATGGAACCTCCAGGATGACACGTTCGGCGACGCCATCGGCGGCGGTACCTGCCTCGGTTTCCACCCGTTCGAAGACGTGGACAAGTGGCGAACCCTCATCAAAGCCGCTCAGGACGCCCAAATGGCTCGGAACGCCGACGGCACGCCGATTCCGGGCAAGACGCCCATCAATCTGCCCTTTTTCTTCAACTGGGAGATCGGATTCACGTGGTACCTCGCCCCTGACGGCGCGTGGAGTGTGTTCAGCACGCCCCAACCGGACCCTTCGGGTCCGCCGAGATACCGGTGGTACGATCTACCGCTGTGGATGAAGATGGCGATCCGGCGTGTCTCCCATCCCGACGGCGGCGCGTTCCCCGATGACGCCGTTCGCGTGTTGCTGCCTTACTCGTATCCATGGAACGCAGTGACGCCGTGGAACTACAGGACGCTTCCGCCGTGGTACTCGTGGAAGGAAGTCATCCGGTCGCTCGACGAGGATTTCCCATTTGTCGACCCCACCGACCCCAGCAACCCGAACAAGGCGAACAAAGACCTCCAGATCCAACCGATACTGGAGTGTGGGAAGTGCCTACCTGCCGTGACGAATCCGCCCGGGCACGCCGATATGCACAAACAGGTGCGCGTTCTCCTAGACATGGGGCCGAAGAATCGGATCACGGCGCTCTGGTTCGCGGCATGGACGGTGTCTGAATATACCTGGCAGAGCACCGCCAAACAGCACTGGACGACGGCGTCGACGTACAAGGAGCGATGGGCGGAAGCCATCCAAACCGAGATCGGCGATGAGGCAACGCAGCCGACGACCGAAGCCATCGGAGCGGCGAAGCCGGACACGACCGAACTCCTTCCTCTACCGGTCACGTCTTTCGTGAAAGGCGGGAACGTCCGGATTCCGTATCAGCTTCATCAGAAGGGCGTGGTACGCATCAGGATCGAGAGGTTAAGCGCGGTATGGTACGAGGTTCGGAACATAGACGAAGGTTTCTGGGCGAATCGCCTGCCGGGTACTACAAACGCGATCCCGCAGAGACGTTGACCGACGAGAACAGTCTATGGGGCACCTCGGCGCACTGGGACGGGCGCGACGACGGCGTGATCGGCGGGGTTGTGCGCCCCGAATCCGTTGCGGGCCATTACCGCGTCCGTCTATTCGTGAACGGATTCGAGGTAACTGGAAGTCCACGAGGCATTGAGATCGAGGAGCCCTGACGGAACTCCGTGGCACGGGATAGCCGTCGTCTCGCGCCACTGGCTCCAGCAGCGCCAGCGTCGTATAGGGTTGGTGACGACGACCAAGAGGTCTGCCATCCACTTTACGAGATCGCTTCGAGTCCCATTGCGGAGCGCCGGCTGGATGGGAGTCAGCGGCAATCAGCTACGGCGCTGCTGATGTCTGCCTCGTTCCAGCCCTGCCGACGCCAGTCTGAACCCACACGGGAAGTACATCGGTTCCCCAATGGAACAAAGCAGCGACAAACTCATCGCGGCGGCGGCATATTGGGATGGGCAGTGGGATCGCACGTCTGGAGATGGAACAAACGCACCTTTCCATGACGAAGACGGGGTGCCGTACGATGCCGTCTTGTTTCTGGACGACATTGAGGCCTCCTCGTATCTCTTCCTTAAGTTCGCGTGAAGTTCTCGTGATGGCAGCCAACGTGACAGAGGCAGTTACTTTAGTCAAGACGCAACCAAAGCGTGCGGCTGCCGTGTGCTTTGTGAGTGCGATGTTATTGCTGGAATATCTAGTCGTATATTCCGTTCAATGTCAAATTCTGTTTACATCCGTGGGCTATGACCGTCTGGGAATGCTCTTCAGGTATCCGGGACTCTACGCTGTTAATGAGGATGGGTCCGGTTTGCGGCGATTACCCGCCTATGTAGGGCATCCTCGCGGTTCCCCGCGCGGTGATTGGATACTTGGTACGAAAGGTGCTAGCGACGTAAACATAGATATCTATATCATTAGACCCGACGGTTCCCTGACTCACAATCTGACAAATCATCCGGCTATGGATATGAATCCAACGTGGTCGCCGGACGGTCGCCAGATCGCCTTCGCCTCGAATCGCATCCGCGAAGTGGAACCGCGCGACATCTTCATTATGGACGCCGACGGCTCGAACGTCCGGCATCTCGTCTACGGGTGGCAACCGGCGTGGTCTCCCGATGGGAGACGCATCGCCTTTGCGTCGAATGTCGACCCCGGTGCGGTGGGCATCTACGTTGTCGATGTTGACGGACGCAACCGGAAACGACTGACGAACCCAGGGAACCCGAGAGGATGGGACACAGATCGAACGCCAGCGTGGGCGCCGGATAGTCAGCGCATCGCGTTCGAGCGTCATGGTGCCATCGCCGTGATGAACGCCGACGGCACGGATCTCCGGTTTCTCACCGACGAATGGGGGAGTCTCCATCCGACGTGGTCACCGGATGGTAAGCAGATTGCGTTCCAGCGTGTGTTGGGGGTCGGGGAGGGCGCTCAGTCCGACATCTTTGTGATGAACGTGGATGGAGCGAATCAGCGGAACATCACGAACGATCCGGCAGATGACATGTGGCCCTCGTGGTGTCCGGTTCCGCTGGTGACGGCGGTTTCGCCCGCGGGCAAGACGCCGCTAGTGTGGGCGCAACTGAAGCGCGCGCCGTAGCGCCCTCTGAACACGCTCGCCTCCGCTTATCGCGATCCGCTTCACGGCGGCGAGCGATGCAGCTCCGCGACATGAACGGCTGAGCCCACGCAGATCAATGCGCGCGGAACTCGTCGGCGCCGGGATCGGTGGCTTCGCTGCGAGCCGCGCGGTCGATGTCCTCGGGAACGTCGTCCCGGCGTGCCACCTGCGCCGACGCGTCGAGCGCGCGTCCCAGCCGCAGGTTCCCCTCCTCCGCGCTCACGAAGGCATCGGTGACAACTTGCGTCAGGTTCCCGTCGAACGTCACGTCGCTGGACGTCTCGACGCGCATCGGGGGCCCGCTGAGCAGGTTGTTCGCCACGACGAGCCCGTCGTTGGCGTGGACGAGCCGGATGAGCCGCTGGAGCCGGTTCTCCGGGTCGTGGATCGTGTTGTGGACGATCCGGCAGTCGCGCGTGTAGTCGGCGACGATCCCGTTCTCCGGCGGGCGCGTCACCAGGTTGTTCCGCACGAGAACGCCCGTGCAGTGAACCGCGACATCGTCGGGGATGTGCGAGTTCCCCAGCGCGATCCCCGTGTCGCAGTCGACGATGATGTTCCGCTCGACGATGCAGCCCTCCGTCTCGTGCCAGAGGAAGATCGCCCCACGAGCCCCGCGCGTGCGTCCCTGGATGCCGATGAACACGTTGTCGGCGATGACCCATTCCTTGGCGAACATCGTGTCGATCCCGCCGATGTAGTTCCCGCCGAAGTTCTCCGCCGTGTCCGCCGGATCGTCCTCATACCGCTTCGCGCGGTCGTTGTAGAACAGGCAGAACTCGACGCGGCAGCCGCGCGGACTCTCGTTCGCCCGGCGCTCCGGCACAACCTTCACGCCTTTGACGCCTCGCTGCCAGATGTTGTGGATGACGCAGTTGCGGATCACGATCCGTTGGACGTTCGAGTCCGAGT
Coding sequences within:
- a CDS encoding FAD-dependent thymidylate synthase, which produces MGFLSGEPIVQLVAAVDRPYETGVAAARTCYSSNGIVLPDDVSRTKKSRELRDRIAASTLQAGHLTTRQHATFVFALDRVSRAVTWSFLHSHPFYNSEQVSQRYVEVNPESVLVPDLPEPALTIYRSAVDAQMSGYQELIQRMLPTIRDEFHELFPARTRQPERWEKLLLRKAYEVARYVLPVATFTYLYHTVSALTLLRYARTMDSYDTPTEQRMLVRKMLDAAQEWDPLFRREIPDPIPIEETPEHAFMVQQAEPSVADASRAFAAEFDERLAGGTSALLSASTDGEATLAGAVRGILGVPRDRLTDREAIELLLSPSRNPYLAETLGVHSHVKLSRAMEHLSFTFAKKLSHTADSQDQRHRMVPGARPILSRQYTGTPDTIVPKVIRANPDAWELFDRINDRAYEAINRLLELGVSPEMALYLLPNAAAIRFVESGSLMDWHHKWRTRLCYTAQEEIFHASVDEVLAVRARYPTVGAFLHAPCWFRANTPQRPFCPEGDRFCGVPVWKLEPGAFSRML
- a CDS encoding LamG domain-containing protein; amino-acid sequence: METFQENTLLFWINFPAAASGGWDQILAKTAPGSDRSPGLWVETGGLGIHYRYNPGNLGFWGLGPDGDKTQFPQKQWFHVAGVTKDGTLTGYVNGAKKGDTPVPPKFAQGNGGLYVGKSPAYPGPAANFYIDDLTLYTRALSADEIAAIKDGGLLPVEPAGKLATTWARFRH